The Huiozyma naganishii CBS 8797 chromosome 3, complete genome genome contains a region encoding:
- the RPN9 gene encoding proteasome regulatory particle lid subunit RPN9 (similar to Saccharomyces cerevisiae RPN9 (YDR427W); ancestral locus Anc_5.534) produces the protein MSNHEIDTVLAELSGQCPAEARPVFEQFESLYEAKLWHQLTLVLKQFFAEDASAGLRLKLYDVFVSRFIDKVNQLDVVDFLLAALAEDGRDSLNYLSQLRERFTVLDKEMEQSRNSGLSDHRDAQLLIDLETCRVHLLRGELAQGKDLLNELEPTIMSLRDHSKRKLPLRIMNSFYSVNSLYFKRKEDFNSFYSNSLLYLSTLESDATSASARQQEGSESLAYDLAIAALLGDKVYNFAELLNNPVMDSLRGKDKYAWLLQMLQSLTQGDFDKFNESISKQMQQVPVLAANETFLRQKICLMTLVESIFSSSVRVLTFSAIAEATHLDVNDVEHLVMKSISLGLLKGVIDQVSQVVTVTWVQPRIINADQIAKMRDRLVNWQEQVATLSTEIEKNGKPIWV, from the coding sequence ATGAGCAACCATGAGATAGACACCGTGCTTGCGGAGCTTTCTGGGCAGTGCCCCGCCGAGGCTCGCCCCGTTTTCGAGCAGTTTGAGTCCCTCTACGAGGCGAAGTTGTGGCACCAGTTGACGCTTGTGTTGAAGCAGTTCTTTGCCGAGGACGCCTCTGCTGGGCTGAGACTGAAGCTGTACGATGTGTTTGTGTCCCGGTTTATTGACAAAGTTAACCAACTCGATGTCGTGGACTTTCTGCTTGCGGCGTTGGCGGAGGACGGAAGGGACTCTCTAAACTACTTGAGCCAACTGCGGGAGCGGTTTACTGTGCTCGACAAGGAGATGGAGCAGAGCAGAAACAGCGGGCTCAGTGACCACAGGGACGCACAGCTACTCATCGACTTGGAGACCTGCCGCGTGCACTTGCTGCGTGGCGAACTCGCGCAGGGGAAAGACCTTTTAAACGAGTTGGAACCAACGATCATGTCCTTGAGGGACCACTCGAAACGGAAACTACCACTGAGGATTATGAACAGTTTCTACTCGGTCAACTCGCTGTACTTCAAGCGCAAGGAGGACTTCAATAGCTTTTATTCAAACTCGTTACTGTACTTGTCCACTTTGGAGTCTGATGCTACTTCCGCTAGCGCAAGGCAACAGGAGGGCTCGGAGTCCCTAGCGTATGACCTTGCCATCGCGGCGTTACTTGGGGACAAAGTGTACAATTTTGCAGAGTTGCTTAATAACCCAGTGATGGACTCGCTAAGAGGTAAAGACAAGTACGCTTGGCTTCTACAGATGTTGCAGTCGTTGACACAAGGGGACTTCGACAAGTTCAACGAGTCGATATCCAAGCAGATGCAGCAGGTACCAGTGCTTGCAGCGAACGAGACTTTCCTCAGACAGAAGATCTGCCTGATGACGCTTGTCGAGAGCATCTTTTCCAGTAGCGTCAGGGTGCTGACTTTCTCTGCGATCGCGGAAGCGACCCATTTGGACGTCAACGACGTCGAACACCTCGTCATGAAGTCGATCAGTCTCGGGCTGCTGAAGGGGGTCATCGACCAGGTCTCACAGGTTGTCACCGTCACGTGGGTGCAGCCTCGGATCATCAACGCGGACCAGATCGCCAAGATGCGCGACAGACTGGTCAACTGGCAAGAACAGGTCGCCACCCTCAGCACAGAGATCGAAAAGAACGGGAAACCCATCTGGGTGTGA
- the CAD1 gene encoding Cad1p (similar to Saccharomyces cerevisiae YAP1 (YML007W) and CAD1 (YDR423C); ancestral locus Anc_5.528) gives MALTTGAAAETAKKVGRPGRRKLDVEAKNKRTQQNRVAQRAYRERKEAKLRTLEHKIAALERLNSYNEDRAELMAAHLRDLLGEANKFRGEKPRDKTVRELLTARDPTRDTLRRELEAAEDAHSANEATAAAAVVADPVPQANDKPISTATPSSTRSEPSVATTSTSTSTSSSTAGHDGSKEPSVVQVPLSNNWDDLMFYPAGRXXXXXXXDDLTGEQFYRSFGLDSNDLNLTNTWNSRQQDSNDAFLTSVDTPLAFPDIWNDTGALAPAAPATTVLQDTPPDVLPEGCDCGGRCLTDIKCDLLTRRVMNNESLRSIIAEKRCGSNDTCAHVIRTLTQSPHYQENDLEDLCQELMVKCKFDTHDASITVGREDVRSALERHIAA, from the coding sequence ATGGCACTGACAACTGGGGCAGCTGCTGAGACGGCCAAGAAAGTTGGGAGGCCCGGGAGACGGAAGTTGGACGTCGAGGCGAAGAACAAGCGGACGCAGCAGAACCGGGTCGCGCAGCGGGCGTATCGTGAGCGGAAGGAGGCGAAGCTGAGGACGTTAGAGCACAAAATAGCCGCGCTGGAGCGGCTGAACAGTTACAACGAGGACCGCGCGGAGCTGATGGCTGCGCACCTTCGGGATCTGCTCGGTGAGGCGAACAAGTTCCGTGGGGAGAAGCCCAGGGACAAAACCGTCCGAGAGCTGTTGACCGCGCGGGACCCGACTCGAGACACACTGCGACGGGAGCTCGAGGCTGCGGAGGATGCGCACTCGGCGAACGAGGCAACGGCTGCGGCAGCGGTTGTCGCTGACCCGGTACCGCAAGCAAACGACAAGCCCATCTCGACGGCTACGCCGTCAAGCACGCGGAGCGAACCGTCAGTGGCCACCACATCTACATCTACATCTACATCCTCATCTACAGCGGGTCACGACGGCAGTAAAGAACCATCCGTGGTGCAGGTGCCTCTGTCCAACAACTGGGACGACCTCATGTTCTACCCAGCTGGACGNNNNNNNNNNNNNNNNNNNNGTGACGACCTCACGGGCGAGCAGTTCTACAGGTCCTTCGGGCTGGACAGCAACGATCTGAACCTGACCAACACGTGGAACTCGCGACAGCAGGACAGCAACGACGCGTTCCTCACCTCTGTGGATACACCACTCGCGTTCCCAGACATATGGAACGACACGGGTGCACTTGCTCCTGCTGCTCCTGCCACCACGGTCCTCCAAGATACACCCCCGGACGTGCTGCCAGAAGGGTGCGATTGCGGCGGACGCTGCCTCACGGACATCAAGTGCGATCTGCTGACAAGAAGAGTGATGAACAACGAGTCCCTGCGGTCGATCATCGCGGAGAAGCGCTGCGGGTCCAACGATACCTGTGCCCACGTCATCCGAACGCTGACCCAGTCCCCACATTACCAAGAGAACGACTTGGAGGACCTCTGCCAGGAACTGATGGTCAAATGCAAGTTCGACACGCACGACGCTTCGATAACCGTAGGTCGCGAAGACGTACGGTCCGCGTTGGAAAGACACATTGCAGCATGA
- the DYN2 gene encoding dynein light chain (similar to Saccharomyces cerevisiae DYN2 (YDR424C); ancestral locus Anc_5.532) has product MSAHGAGEIPEPILKASDISDEMRDAVYEQTRLAMAEHTVERDIASTLKKALDAEFGGPWHVVVGKNFGSYVTHEKAHFLYFYIGPLAFLVFKT; this is encoded by the exons ATGTCAGCACATGGTGCAGGAGAGATCCCAGAAC CTATCCTCAAGGCATCAGACATT TCCGATGAGATGAGAGACGCGGTGTACGAACAGACAAGACTTGCGATGGCGGAGCACACAGTGGAGAGAGACATTGCGAGCACGCTGAAGAAGGCACTTGACGCGGAGTTTGGCGGACCTTGGCACGTCGTTGTTGGGAAGAACTTCGGGTCGTACGTCACGCACGAGAAGGCGCacttcttgtacttctACATCGGACCGCTCGCCTTCCTCGTCTTCAAGACCTGA
- the KNAG0C03180 gene encoding emp24/gp25L/p24 family protein (similar to Saccharomyces cerevisiae ERV25 (YML012W); ancestral locus Anc_5.540), with the protein MKVFNLKQWLVFSVFWHAMSHALHFDVPATSDPSKKLCIRDFVSEGQMVVISITTDGSANDGQQLNFFVYDSAGNEYRSKRNFVGDAKVAFVSPATTSFDMCLENQLQYTGGNRGLSRSVELDVEIGSQARDWNQLSANEKLKPIEVELRKIEELTDEIVDELVYMKMREERLRDTNESTNSRVINFFLLTVVVLGCVAVWQITYLKRYFKTKHII; encoded by the coding sequence ATGAAAGTTTTCAATTTGAAGCAGTGGCTCGTATTCAGCGTGTTTTGGCATGCGATGTCGCACGCTTTGCATTTTGACGTCCCCGCTACTTCTGATCCCAGCAAGAAGCTCTGCATCCGGGATTTCGTCTCTGAGGGCCAGATGGTCGTTATTTCGATAACGACTGATGGTTCTGCGAACGATGGCCAGCAATTGAACTTCTTCGTGTACGATTCTGCCGGGAACGAGTACCGCAGCAAGCGTAATTTCGTCGGCGACGCAAAAGTGGCATTCGTGTCCCCTGCGACCACGTCCTTTGACATGTGTCTGGAGAACCAGCTTCAATACACGGGCGGGAACCGTGGGCTGTCTCGTTCCGTTGAGTTGGACGTCGAGATTGGCTCGCAGGCGCGGGACTGGAACCAATTGTCCGCGAacgagaagttgaaacCAATTGAGGTCGAATTGCGTAAGATCGAGGAGTTGACGGATGAGATTGTCGACGAACTGGTGTACATGAAGATGCGTGAGGAGCGACTCAGAGATACAAACGAGTCCACGAACTCGCGGGTGATCAACTTCTTTCTGCTGACCGTCGTCGTGCTTGGCTGCGTCGCCGTGTGGCAAATCACATACTTGAAACGGTACTTCAAGACAAAGCATATTATCTGA